In one window of Helianthus annuus cultivar XRQ/B chromosome 17, HanXRQr2.0-SUNRISE, whole genome shotgun sequence DNA:
- the LOC110924504 gene encoding uncharacterized protein LOC110924504 yields the protein MSVLSWNIRGLGSESKSSWCRKLKAENEIGFILIQETQFESLERVNVNRFWGRGDMEFEHVDASGRSGGLISMWNPRLFVKESVVKDRNFLVVSGYLKEDGRRITLINVYCPQRLNDKCVVWEQLKSIITEDGGFWIVGGDFNSVRDSVERRNSNFNRLDSEAFNEFIEDAGLV from the coding sequence ATGAGTGTGTTGTCATGGAATATAAGAGGACTGGGATCGGAATCTAAGAGCTCGTGGTGTAGGAAATTAAAAGCGGAAAATGAGATCGGTTTTATTCTTATTCAAGAGACTCAATTTGAATCTTTGGAGAGGGTTAATGTTAATAGGTTTTGGGGCAGGGGTGATATGGAGTTTGAGCATGTTGATGCTTCAGGTAGGTCGGGTGGTTTGATATCTATGTGGAATCCTAGATTGTTTGTTAAGGAGTCGGTAGTCAAAGATCGGAACTTTTTGGTTGTCTCTGGGTATCTAAAGGAAGATGGTAGAAGGATTACACTCATCAATGTTTATTGCCCACAAAGGCTGAATGATAAGTGTGTTGTGTGGGAACAATTAAAGTCGATTATTACGGAGGATGGTGGGTTTTGGATTGTGGGTGGTGATTTTAATAGTGTTAGAGATTCAGTTGAACGAAGAAATTCCAATTTTAACAGGCTGGATTCGGAGGCTTTTAATGAATTTATTGAAGATGCCGGGTTGGTGTAA
- the LOC110920895 gene encoding receptor-like protein kinase HSL1, with protein MPPPIITIILLLSVSTTTLSLTQEGLDLLQAKSTLSDPTGILSDWNPAHPTPCNWTGITCTHSNSVTGIHLPSASLSGPFPTTLCRLPSLSTLSLHNNNLNSNIPPTISACRNLTHLDLSANYFHGLIPSTLPDIPNLLYLDLQENSLSGEVPATFGNFRRLQILNLTNNLLNGSFPVVLTNLTTLKELVLAYNNFIPGPIPPQLGNLSNVEYLWLSSCGFSGEIPATFSRLTKLSNLELSYNSLTGAFPDIVFELRNLYQLELFNNSFSGELPKKGWSNLTALRRIDLSINHFTGAIPVELCKLPLSSLGLSDNKLQGLIPVSLAKSPNLYDLRLFDNSLIGPIPSDLGKFSTLTTLDLSYNKLFGEIPSGLCEKGELYDLVLIGNSLSGEIPASLGECRSLGRIRVSKNKFSGEVPAGIWGLPHVYLLDLAENSFSGNLSSIVSVGLNLSSIMISGNGFSGGIPEKIGSFSNLVEFFASDNKLTGEIPQSLFKLNHLGILDLSKNDLSGRIPAEIESLKQLNELNLANNKFTGEIPNEIGSLPVLNYLDLSGNSFSGKIPSGLANLMLNTLNLSNNQLSGEIPSVFHKDVYRDSFLGNPELCGGFSPRCVENYQSKSNHNLWLLRFIFVFSGVVLAIGVIWFVFKYRSIKKTNQGVSISKWRSFHKLGFSEIEIIHLLNENNVIGSGASGKVYKAVLSNGESVAVKKLWEGSVKNDEDAKMTSQKEFESEVETLGKIRHKNIVRLWCCFKSGNSRLLVYEYMRNGSLGDVLHSTKGRLLEWSMRFKIVLDAAEGLSYLHHDCVPPIVHRDVKSNNILLDEDYGARIADFGVAKFINLTNKGSESMSVIAGSRGYIAPEYAYTLRVNEKSDIYSFGVVILELVTGRKPIDPEFLESDLATWVQTTVNEKGHDHVVDPELEYGPKEQIYRVLDIGLLCINPLPMSRPSMRTVVNLLQESAVDGKPKPITNKEGKVSPCFEEEDCSDEASLV; from the exons ATGCCACCACCTATCATCACCATCATCCTCTTACTCTCCGTATCAACCACCACCCTCTCATTAACCCAAGAAGGCCTCGATCTCCTCCAAGCCAAATCCACCCTCTCAGACCCCACCGGCATCCTCTCCGACTGGAACCCCGCCCACCCCACCCCCTGCAACTGGACCGGCATCACCTGCACCCACTCCAACTCCGTCACCGGAATCCACCTCCCTTCCGCCTCCCTCTCCGGCCCTTTCCCCACCACCCTCTGCCGCCTCCCCTCCCTCTCCACCCTCTCCTTACACAACAACAACCTCAATTCCAATATTCCACCCACCATCTCCGCCTGCCGGAATCTCACTCACCTCGACCTCTCTGCAAACTACTTCCACGGCCTCATCCCCTCCACCCTCCCCGACATCCCCAACCTCCTTTACCTCGATTTACAGGAAAACAGCCTCTCCGGCGAAGTTCCCGCCACTTTTGGAAATTTCCGACGACTTCAAATTCTTAATTTAACCAACAATTTGCTTAACGGGTCCTTTCCGGTGGTTTTAACAAATCTAACAACTTTAAAAGAACTTGTTCTTGCTTATAATAATTTCATTCCGGGCCCAATTCCTCCTCAATTGGGTAATCTTTCCAACGTTGAATACCTCTGGCTCAGTTCATGCGGGTTTTCCGGTGAAATTCCGGCGACATTTTCCCGGTTAACGAAGCTTTCGAATCTCGAATTGTCGTATAATTCGCTCACTGGTGCGTTCCCGGATATTGTGTTTGAGCTCAGAAACTTGTACCAGCTTGAGCTTTTTAATAATTCGTTTTCCGGTGAGTTGCCCAAGAAGGGGTGGTCGAATTTGACCGCATTGAGACGAATAGATTTATCGATAAACCATTTCACTGGAGCTATACCGGTGGAGTTATGCAAGTTGCCTTTGTCGTCCCTCGGGTTATCGGATAATAAACTGCAGGGGTTGATCCCTGTGAGCTTAGCAAAATCCCCAAATTTGTATGATTTGCGTTTATTCGATAATTCGTTAATCGGGCCGATTCCGAGTGATTTAGGGAAGTTTTCGACGTTAACCACGCTTGATCTTTCGTATAATAAGCTATTCGGGGAAATTCCGAGTGGTTTGTGTGAAAAGGGGGAGTTGTATGATCTTGTTTTGATTGGGAATTCGCTTTCCGGTGAGATTCCGGCGAGTTTAGGGGAATGTAGGAGTTTAGGGAGAATTCGGGTGAGTAAGAACAAGTTTTCCGGTGAAGTTCCGGCGGGAATTTGGGGGTTGCCACATGTTTATCTTCTTGATCTTGCTGAGAATTCGTTTTCGGGTAATTTGTCTTCGATTGTATCCGTTGGGCTCAATCTTTCGTCGATTATGATATCCGGTAACGGGTTTTCCGGTGGCATACCTGAGAAAATAGGATCTTTTAGCAACTTGGTTGAGTTCTTCGCTAGTGATAATAAGTTAACTGGTGAGATTCCACAATCATTGTTCAAACTGAATCATTTGGGGATACTTGATCTTAGTAAAAATGATCTTTCGGGTCGAATTCCGGCAGAAATCGAGTCCCTTAAACAGCTAAATGAGCTTAATTTAGCTAACAATAAGTTCACAGGCGAGATCCCGAACGAAATCGGTAGTCTCCCGGTGCTTAATTATCTTGATCTTTCGGGTAATTCGTTTTCCGGAAAGATCCCATCCGGGTTAGCGAATTTGATGCTAAACACGCTGAATTTGTCGAACAATCAGCTTTCGGGAGAGATCCCTTCGGTGTTTCATAAAGACGTTTATCGCGATAGCTTCTTGGGTAATCCCGAGTTATGTGGCGGGTTTAGTCCTCGTTGTGTTGAAAACTATCAATCAAAGAGTAATCATAATCTATGGCTGCTTAGGTTCATATTCGTGTTTTCTGGAGTGGTTCTCGCTATCGGTGTGATTTGGTTCGTTTTCAAGTATCGTAGCATCAAGAAAACGAACCAAGGAGTGTCGATATCGAAGTGGAGATCGTTTCACAAGCTGGGTTTTAGTGAAATCGAAATCATTCATCTTTTGAATGAAAACAATGTGATAGGAAGTGGCGCGTCGGGGAAAGTGTATAAGGCTGTTCTTAGCAACGGTGAATCCGTGGCGGTTAAGAAGTTATGGGAAGGGTCAGTAAAGAATGACGAAGACGCCAAAATGACTTCACAGAAAGAGTTCGAGAGTGAAGTCGAGACTTTAGGAAAGATTAGGCATAAAAACATAGTTAGATTATGGTGTTGTTTCAAGAGTGGGAACTCTAGGCTTTTGGTTTATGAATATATGCGAAACGGAAGTTTAGGGGATGTGTTGCATAGCACCAAAGGTCGATTATTGGAATGGTCTATGCGATTCAAGATTGTTCTTGATGCGGCTGAGGGGTTGTCGTATTTGCATCATGATTGCGTTCCTCCGATTGTTCATAGGGACGTCAAGTCAAATAACATATTGCTAGACGAGGATTACGGGGCTAGAATAGCTGATTTTGGTGTCGCCAAATTCATCAACTTAACTAATAAAGGGTCGGAATCGATGTCGGTTATTGCGGGTTCTCGTGGTTATATTGCTCCTG AATATGCATACACACTTCGTGTAAATGAGAAGAGTGACATATACAGCTTTGGAGTGGTGATATTGGAGCTAGTGACCGGAAGGAAACCAATAGACCCAGAATTTCTCGAAAGCGACTTAGCCACATGGGTCCAAACCACAGTTAACGAAAAGGGTCATGACCATGTGGTAGATCCTGAACTTGAATATGGTCCCAAAGAGCAAATCTATAGGGTTCTTGATATCGGTTTGCTATGCATTAACCCCCTTCCAATGAGCCGGCCTTCGATGCGAACCGTAGTGAACTTACTTCAAGAATCTGCGGTTGATGGTAAACCAAAGCCTATCACAAACAAAGAAGGGAAAGTGTCTCCTTGTTTTGAAGAAGAAGATTGTTCTGATGAAGCAAGTTTGGTTTGA